One genomic segment of Sorex araneus isolate mSorAra2 chromosome X, mSorAra2.pri, whole genome shotgun sequence includes these proteins:
- the LOC101554107 gene encoding LOW QUALITY PROTEIN: UBX domain-containing protein 2A-like (The sequence of the model RefSeq protein was modified relative to this genomic sequence to represent the inferred CDS: substituted 1 base at 1 genomic stop codon), which produces MKEVDNIESIKEEXVCDAGANNQPLSVSQQTDYLVDNLFEEAQKVGAKCLSPSEQKKQVDVNIKLWKNGFTVNDDFQSYSDGASQQFLNAIKKGELPLELEGLFDKEEVDVKVEDKKDEVCTSTKPVFQPFSGQGHRLGSATPKIVSKTKSIEVENRNNLSPVPLNPQQPVTNIQILLANGKRIVQKFNVSHRVSHIKDFIRKHQGLQGNTPFLLVTALPVLRLLDDTLPLAEADLQNAVVIQRLQSTSDPFQRLS; this is translated from the coding sequence ATGAAAGAAGTAGATAATATTGAAAGTATAAAAGAAGAATGAGTTTGTGATGCAGGAGCCAACAACCAGCCTCTGAGTGTGAGTCAACAAACTGACTATCTTGTTGACAACCTTTTTGAGGAAGCTCAAAAGGTCGGTGCCAAATGCCTGTCTCCCAGTGAACAGAAGAAACAGGTAGATGTAAACATAAAGTTATGGAAAAATGGGTTCACAGTCAATGATGACTTCCAAAGTTATTCTGATGGTGCAAGTCAGCAGTTTCTGAATGCCATCAAGAAAGGGGAGTTGCCTCTGGAACTGGAGGGGCTTTTTGATAAAGAGGAGGTGGATGTGAAGGTAGAAGACAAGAAGGATGAAGTCTGCACGTCCACCAAGCCCGTGTTCCAGCCCTTCTCCGGACAGGGCCACAGACTGGGCAGTGCCACACCAAAAATTGTTTCGAAAACAAAGAGTATTGAAGttgagaacagaaataatttgTCTCCTGTCCCACTGAACCCCCAACAGCCTGTCACTAACATACAGATCTTGTTGGCCAATGGGAAAAGGATTGTCCAGAAATTCAACGTTTCTCATAGGGTTAGCCACATCAAAGATTTCATCCGAAAACACCAGGGACTTCAAGGAAATACCCCCTTCCTCCTGGTCACCGCCCTCCCCGTTCTCAGACTACTGGATGACACCCTCCCGCTGGCAGAGGCTGACTTACAGAACGCCGTGGTCATTCAGAGGCTGCAGAGCACCAGCGACCCTTTCCAGCGACTCTCATAG